CCATTCTTCACTTCAGCAGAGAGATTTCAAGAACAGCTGCCCGCCAAATTTTCTCGTTCAAATTGTCTTCTGGTTGCATGCTCTGTTTCAGTGAACAGCTAGTGGGTACTGGGTTGGGACCAAGATGGAGAGATTTTCACAAAGAGAGGGCCTTCTTCTGGGCTACAGTCCTCAAAGTTCCTTCATGAACTCTGCTTCTTCTTCGCCCAGTACTTCCAACAAAAACTCAGATGTTGATTTTCATGACGTGTTTGGTGGGCCACCTAGGAGGTCATCCATTCACGAAAGGAGGTACAGCTTCAGCATAGTTACAGATAACAATGCATTGAAAAGGGTTGTTGATGATGACGACGACGAAGACAATGAAGCTTGGTCTGGTTCCACTGAGAAGCCAGTGTTTGGGGATGAGTCTATGAACAGGAGGAGGACCCAGAGCGATAACTTCTTTGATGACATATTTAGAGGCAATAGCTCGGTCAGCTCCAGTCCCAGGAGGCTTCAGCGGGACCCTTTTTCTTCAGGACCAGGTTCCAGGGTTTTAAGCCCTGCCCGGCCCCTGCCCCCTAAAGCCGAGCCCTCTGCGGCTTCTTCACTGTCCAGACAATTCAGGTACGATAGAATCTTGAGGGAGAAGAAATACAATATGTTTGAGTGGCAGCTAGTAATTGGTTTAATCTTTTGTTTAggtcctttttctttaattgatTCTTGTGGCtgcaatttttgttcattgtAATTTGGTATATTTAGATACTTCACATCACTCTTCTACCAAATCTGTTCTGGCTATGAACACACTTCCATGTTTTGTGTTCTGATTTGCAATgatgtttttatgtttttgggcgttatacatgatgttttgattACCTCAATGGCTCTAAATTTCTCAGCCCGCCTACCAGATTAACCAAAGGGGTGGACCTGCCAACAATTGGTTCCACTAGTCGTACTACTTCCCTTTCTAGATTTTCAAGCCAATCAATCCAAAGTCCTGAGGATTTGAAAAATGATATCCGATCCCCGGAGTTTTCTGGTAGTGGTGAGGGGTGCTCAGACTTGGCCACATCTGATAAAGCAGACACAGGAGGCAATTTGGAGCAGGATTCAAAGAGTAAAGAAAGTCCAACCTCTAGCAGTccgtttcaatttcatttctcAATATACAAGTGGGCAAGCAAAGGAGTGCCAATTGCCATGCCTCTTAGGCGACGGATTGGTTCAAGAGGGCAGAAAAGGACTAACAATGAGGAACACTCAAATACTAATGAATGCGCTGCTAATGAGAGTATGGCAAGGCAATCACCCAAATCCACTCTGCCTAATATTGATTTTCCCTCCGATGACCATCCACTCGCGGATGCAGATGCTAGGTCTCCCACCTTGGaaccaaacaaacaagaaaatgacTTGCTTCTTGATGAAAGCGGTCCTGCTAAAGTAGAACCATGCCAATTTTTTGAGGAATTAATTCTTCCAGTAGCTGAATCAGAACCCTTCAGCAGACTTCATAAAACTATTGAAGATGTTTCTGGTAATACGGTCTCATGCCGTAGAAGTGAAGATATAGAGCCTTATCCTTTACTTGAAACAGCTTCTGGCAAAGCCCCACAAAAAGAAAGTCCTGTGCTTTTGGAACAAGTTAGCGAGCCTGATCTAAAACCTAAtagttctttgttttttgatgATGATTTTCAACAAGGTATGTTGTATTATGTATTTACTGTTACGGGTTCATGATATACTGCCTCTGACACCACATTTGTATTTTCTTATGCAGGCAACGATGAGATATTTAAAGTGGGTGGTAGGGTCAAAGGCACCAAAAAATCATCTGTAGATGTTGGCTCTaacaaaattgcaaaaaatcaGAATGGAAAAAGGAGTTCCTTGACGAATGTTGATGTTGATAAAGCTAGTTTCCAAGGTTCACCAAGGAACTCAAGAGATAATCTTGGAAGAAGCAAAGTTAAGGGTAAGGTCAAGGACTTTGTTAAAATGTTCAACCAAGAAGTTTTGTGCAAACCCGCATATGATGGTGACCTTGGAAGTCAGAGATATAAAACGAAGGAGAAAGGAGCTTTCAGAGCAGAGAATGAAGCGAGTATTAGCGCAGCAAGAATGTTCGAGGACTTGCAAAAGTCCAATGTGAAAAGCCCATTTCTAAATGCTTCCATCATGGTAATCAAGTTAGAATGGTTTGAGTTCACTTACCCAAAAACTAACAATATGttttcttcaacattttgCTAAGTATCTTATTCTGTTTTCTACCCTTTTCAGATGAATGAAGATGTCAAACAGTTAGAGAAAGAATATTGTGAAGCAAAGACTGCTAGCTATGTACTTAGTAATGCTCCTGGGCAGGACGTCTCAGCATCAAGTACTGGTTAGTTCTCTTAATCCTATATAAGTAATGTGGCTTAGCTAAACACTTAAGTAGAGGAAGAAGTGGTAGACAACAACACTAGAAATCGTTAGTCATTATGGGGAAATTTCTGAGCTAAGCCTGAACAGATTGCTAGCCtatgcaaacaaaacaacatacATCTTATTCATTAAGTGTTGACAGGATCAGTTCCTCACGACCCCATGGCTATTACTGGAGATGCAGATGAGTGCTTCCTGGTATGTGGTTCTTCCGTAAAACAACTGTTTTCATCTTTTCTTGTATTCTTATAACGTGCACTCATTTGCCATGAACGAAGTTTCGTTCAGTCCattctgtattttttattgaagTAAATAAACTCGGAATTCCCATGCCAATTATGTTTCTGCATACTATGCCTAACAATAATATTAAGgaactaaaatttgaatttgagcaATGTTATACTTTTTGTGAAAGTCATAGTTCCTACCAGATTTTCTGATAAGCTATTACA
The window above is part of the Prunus dulcis chromosome 1, ALMONDv2, whole genome shotgun sequence genome. Proteins encoded here:
- the LOC117631834 gene encoding J domain-containing protein required for chloroplast accumulation response 1 isoform X1; this translates as MERFSQREGLLLGYSPQSSFMNSASSSPSTSNKNSDVDFHDVFGGPPRRSSIHERRYSFSIVTDNNALKRVVDDDDDEDNEAWSGSTEKPVFGDESMNRRRTQSDNFFDDIFRGNSSVSSSPRRLQRDPFSSGPGSRVLSPARPLPPKAEPSAASSLSRQFSPPTRLTKGVDLPTIGSTSRTTSLSRFSSQSIQSPEDLKNDIRSPEFSGSGEGCSDLATSDKADTGGNLEQDSKSKESPTSSSPFQFHFSIYKWASKGVPIAMPLRRRIGSRGQKRTNNEEHSNTNECAANESMARQSPKSTLPNIDFPSDDHPLADADARSPTLEPNKQENDLLLDESGPAKVEPCQFFEELILPVAESEPFSRLHKTIEDVSGNTVSCRRSEDIEPYPLLETASGKAPQKESPVLLEQVSEPDLKPNSSLFFDDDFQQGNDEIFKVGGRVKGTKKSSVDVGSNKIAKNQNGKRSSLTNVDVDKASFQGSPRNSRDNLGRSKVKGKVKDFVKMFNQEVLCKPAYDGDLGSQRYKTKEKGAFRAENEASISAARMFEDLQKSNVKSPFLNASIMMNEDVKQLEKEYCEAKTASYVLSNAPGQDVSASSTGSVPHDPMAITGDADECFLVKELTQDEKKQPQAGENHEEIQAVDAKIRQWSRGKEGNIRSLLTTMQYVLWPESGWKTVPLVDVIEGNSVKRAYQRALLCLHPDKLQQKGAASHHKYIAAKVFDILQEAWNHFNSLGAL
- the LOC117631834 gene encoding J domain-containing protein required for chloroplast accumulation response 1 isoform X2, translated to MERFSQREGLLLGYSPQSSFMNSASSSPSTSNKNSDVDFHDVFGGPPRRSSIHERRYSFSIVTDNNALKRVVDDDDDEDNEAWSGSTEKPVFGDESMNRRRTQSDNFFDDIFRGNSSVSSSPRRLQRDPFSSGPGSRVLSPARPLPPKAEPSAASSLSRQFSPPTRLTKGVDLPTIGSTSRTTSLSRFSSQSIQSPEDLKNDIRSPEFSGSGEGCSDLATSDKADTGGNLEQDSKSKESPTSSSPFQFHFSIYKWASKGVPIAMPLRRRIGSRGQKRTNNEEHSNTNECAANESMARQSPKSTLPNIDFPSDDHPLADADARSPTLEPNKQENDLLLDESGPAKVEPCQFFEELILPVAESEPFSRLHKTIEDVSGNTVSCRRSEDIEPYPLLETASGKAPQKESPVLLEQVSEPDLKPNSSLFFDDDFQQGNDEIFKVGGRVKGTKKSSVDVGSNKIAKNQNGKRSSLTNVDVDKASFQGSPRNSRDNLGRSKVKGKVKDFVKMFNQEVLCKPAYDGDLGSQRYKTKEKGAFRAENEASISAARMFEDLQKSNVKSPFLNASIMMNEDVKQLEKEYCEAKTASYVLSNAPGQDVSASSTGQGIDSR